In Thermomonas paludicola, the following are encoded in one genomic region:
- the ftsB gene encoding cell division protein FtsB: MKPLHALLLLLLLLLAALQSKLWYGSGGQREVAALRVQVAAQRGENQKLQARNDALVAEVADLKAGGEAVEERARSELGMVKPGETFYRVIDGAAMPPSRPAKPAGSVEQATDTPDP, encoded by the coding sequence GTGAAGCCGCTGCATGCCCTGCTGCTGCTCTTGCTGCTGTTGTTGGCCGCGCTGCAGTCCAAGCTGTGGTACGGCAGCGGCGGCCAGCGTGAAGTGGCGGCACTGCGGGTGCAGGTGGCCGCCCAGCGCGGTGAGAACCAGAAATTGCAGGCGCGCAATGATGCGCTTGTTGCCGAAGTCGCAGACCTCAAGGCCGGCGGCGAGGCGGTGGAAGAGCGCGCCCGCAGCGAGCTGGGCATGGTCAAGCCGGGCGAGACCTTCTACCGGGTCATCGACGGTGCCGCGATGCCGCCGTCCCGGCCTGCCAAACCTGCCGGTTCCGTGGAGCAGGCCACCGACACCCCCGACCCATGA
- the ispD gene encoding 2-C-methyl-D-erythritol 4-phosphate cytidylyltransferase produces the protein MSWALVPAAGSGRRFGGDVPKQYLRVGGMPLIEHALRALLAYPGIDGVVVALAAGDAHWPGWSSLHGKPVRTCVGGGERADSVLAALRALPDGVADDELLLVHDAARPNLQASDIGKLIAAAMACADGAILAAPVRDTLKRADPDARIQVTEPRAMLWRALTPQAFRRDLLQRALASAQAAGVAVTDEAMAVERLGLHPLLVEGREDNLKITTPADLALAEFLLQGRT, from the coding sequence ATGAGCTGGGCGCTGGTGCCGGCTGCCGGCAGCGGGCGCCGCTTCGGCGGCGATGTCCCCAAGCAATATCTGCGTGTGGGCGGCATGCCGCTGATCGAACACGCCCTGCGCGCGCTGTTGGCCTATCCGGGGATTGACGGCGTGGTGGTGGCGCTGGCTGCAGGCGATGCACATTGGCCTGGCTGGTCCAGCCTGCACGGCAAGCCGGTGCGCACCTGCGTGGGTGGCGGCGAGCGCGCGGATTCGGTGCTGGCTGCGCTGCGCGCGCTGCCGGATGGCGTGGCCGACGATGAACTGTTGCTGGTGCACGATGCGGCGCGGCCGAACCTGCAGGCGAGCGACATTGGCAAGCTGATCGCTGCCGCGATGGCCTGCGCGGATGGCGCGATCCTTGCCGCGCCGGTGCGCGACACGCTCAAACGCGCCGATCCCGATGCCCGGATCCAGGTCACGGAGCCGCGCGCAATGCTGTGGCGCGCGCTCACGCCGCAGGCGTTCCGCCGCGACCTGTTGCAACGCGCGCTGGCATCCGCACAGGCTGCGGGCGTGGCGGTTACTGACGAAGCGATGGCGGTCGAACGGCTGGGCCTGCACCCGCTGCTGGTGGAAGGCCGCGAAGACAACCTGAAAATCACCACGCCGGCCGATCTGGCATTGGCCGAGTTTTTGTTGCAAGGGCGCACATGA
- the ispF gene encoding 2-C-methyl-D-erythritol 2,4-cyclodiphosphate synthase: MNIRIGQGFDVHAFGEGDHVMLGGVRVPHPRGVLAHSDGDVALHALCDAILGALALGDIGVHFPPSDPRWKGADSRAFVRHCSALIRERGWRVGNCDVTVVCELPKVGPHAQAMRERIAADLGIDVDAVSVKATTSETLGFTGRGEGIAAQAACLLVRA; the protein is encoded by the coding sequence ATGAACATCCGGATTGGGCAAGGGTTCGACGTGCACGCGTTTGGCGAGGGCGACCATGTGATGCTGGGCGGCGTGCGCGTGCCGCACCCGCGCGGCGTGCTGGCGCACAGCGATGGTGACGTGGCGCTGCACGCGCTGTGCGACGCAATCCTCGGTGCGCTGGCGCTGGGCGACATCGGCGTGCATTTTCCGCCGTCGGATCCGCGCTGGAAGGGCGCCGACAGCCGTGCCTTCGTTCGCCACTGCAGTGCGCTGATTCGCGAGCGCGGCTGGCGGGTGGGCAACTGCGACGTCACCGTGGTCTGCGAGTTGCCGAAGGTCGGTCCGCATGCGCAGGCGATGCGCGAGCGGATCGCCGCCGACCTCGGCATCGACGTAGACGCGGTGAGCGTGAAGGCGACCACCAGCGAGACGCTTGGCTTCACCGGTCGCGGCGAAGGCATCGCGGCGCAGGCGGCGTGCCTGCTGGTGCGGGCGTGA
- the truD gene encoding tRNA pseudouridine(13) synthase TruD produces the protein MTEPARAHGAPVLSARIRSSQEDFFVEELPGFEASGAGEHLLLTVEKRGMNTAFAAKTIAQWAGVDESAIGYAGMKDRHAITRQRFSVWLPKKIAPDIDALQSDALRVLGHAWHSRKLPRGALAGNRFVLVLRDVAGARGAIEARLAAIAANGVPNYFGEQRFGRGGGNVQQAVAMFAGRRVKREERTMLLSAARSELFNRVLSARVEAGRWNAALEGEVWMLDGSRSVFGPEAMTPELQARLEAFDIHPSGPLWGEGELRSADAARELELAALAGDTASRLRTGLERAGLKQERRALRLRPAELAWTWRDDGALELRFALPPGCYATTVLRELGDIVDAAAQ, from the coding sequence GTGACCGAGCCCGCCCGCGCGCACGGCGCCCCCGTGCTGTCTGCGCGCATCCGCAGCAGCCAGGAGGACTTCTTCGTCGAGGAACTGCCGGGTTTCGAAGCCAGCGGTGCTGGCGAACACCTGCTGCTGACGGTCGAGAAGCGCGGCATGAATACCGCGTTCGCCGCGAAGACCATCGCGCAGTGGGCCGGCGTCGACGAATCGGCGATTGGCTATGCGGGGATGAAGGACCGCCATGCGATCACCCGGCAGCGGTTTTCGGTGTGGCTGCCGAAAAAAATCGCGCCCGACATCGACGCATTGCAATCGGATGCGTTGCGGGTGCTAGGGCATGCCTGGCATTCGCGCAAGCTGCCGCGCGGCGCGTTGGCCGGCAATCGTTTCGTGCTGGTGCTGCGGGATGTGGCGGGCGCGCGTGGCGCGATCGAAGCGCGGCTTGCGGCAATCGCCGCCAACGGCGTGCCCAATTACTTCGGCGAACAGCGTTTCGGTCGCGGCGGCGGCAACGTGCAGCAGGCGGTGGCGATGTTTGCCGGCCGCCGGGTGAAGCGCGAGGAGCGCACGATGCTGCTGTCGGCGGCGCGTTCGGAACTGTTCAATCGGGTGCTGTCCGCGCGCGTCGAGGCAGGTCGTTGGAATGCGGCGCTGGAAGGCGAGGTGTGGATGCTGGACGGCAGCCGCAGCGTGTTCGGGCCCGAAGCGATGACGCCGGAACTGCAGGCGCGGCTGGAGGCGTTCGACATCCACCCCAGCGGGCCGCTGTGGGGCGAGGGCGAACTGCGCAGCGCCGATGCGGCGCGCGAGCTGGAGTTGGCGGCGCTGGCTGGTGACACTGCTTCGCGCCTGCGCACCGGGCTGGAGCGCGCCGGCCTGAAGCAGGAACGCCGCGCGCTGCGCCTGCGGCCGGCGGAGCTGGCGTGGACATGGCGCGACGACGGCGCGCTGGAACTGCGCTTCGCGCTGCCGCCCGGCTGCTATGCGACGACCGTCCTGCGCGAGCTGGGCGATATCGTGGACGCGGCAGCGCAATGA
- a CDS encoding Smr/MutS family protein, giving the protein MRKAPPDLPPEQDDRDDASLFRAAIGADAGQVRVLPDAAPPPAAPKPRPSAKMARRDEDAARLEFRHVLASALEAGDALSYRREHVTPRVLKKLARGEYAAQEELDLHGLPASNAEALLREFLRDCRSHGLGCVRIVHGKGRNSEERLPVLKNLVDRILRQRADVLAFHSPPPAQGGTGAVLVLLEKH; this is encoded by the coding sequence ATGCGCAAGGCACCGCCCGACCTTCCACCCGAGCAGGACGACCGCGACGACGCCAGCCTGTTCCGCGCCGCCATCGGCGCCGACGCAGGCCAGGTGCGTGTGCTGCCGGACGCCGCGCCGCCGCCTGCCGCCCCCAAGCCGCGACCCTCCGCAAAGATGGCGCGTCGCGATGAAGACGCCGCCCGCCTCGAATTCCGGCACGTGCTGGCGTCGGCACTGGAGGCCGGCGATGCACTCAGCTACCGACGCGAGCATGTCACCCCGCGCGTGTTGAAAAAACTTGCGCGCGGCGAGTATGCGGCGCAGGAAGAACTGGACCTGCACGGGTTGCCCGCGAGCAATGCAGAAGCCCTGCTGCGCGAGTTCCTGCGCGATTGCCGCAGCCATGGGCTGGGCTGCGTGCGGATCGTGCACGGCAAGGGTCGCAATTCCGAAGAGCGCCTGCCGGTGCTGAAGAACCTGGTGGACCGCATCCTGCGCCAACGCGCAGACGTGCTGGCCTTCCATTCGCCGCCGCCGGCGCAGGGCGGCACCGGCGCGGTGCTGGTGCTGCTGGAAAAGCACTGA
- the surE gene encoding 5'/3'-nucleotidase SurE, with protein sequence MRVLVSNDDGVDAPGIHALVKGLRDAGHDVVMVAPDRDRSGASNSLTLDAPIRVVQLDARSWKAYGTPTDCVHVAVTGMLDALGLAPDIVVSGINNVANLGDDVIYSGTVAAAMEGRFLGLPAVAMSLVTEAHQGKHYESAARAAVEIVERLRRDPLPASTILNVNVPDLPWDEIRGFETVRLGHRHRAEPCTPQEDPRGRQWWWIGAAGDEQDAGPGTDFHAVRSGHIAITPIHVDLTRFQALEQVASWVGGLAASLGARP encoded by the coding sequence ATGCGGGTCCTGGTCAGCAACGACGACGGCGTCGACGCCCCCGGCATCCACGCGCTGGTCAAGGGCTTGCGCGATGCCGGCCACGACGTGGTGATGGTGGCCCCCGACCGCGACCGCAGCGGCGCCAGCAATTCGCTGACGCTGGACGCGCCGATCCGCGTGGTGCAATTGGATGCGCGCAGCTGGAAGGCGTATGGCACGCCCACCGACTGCGTGCACGTGGCGGTCACCGGCATGCTGGACGCGCTGGGGCTGGCACCGGACATCGTGGTATCCGGCATCAACAACGTCGCCAACCTCGGCGACGACGTGATCTATTCCGGCACCGTGGCGGCGGCGATGGAAGGCCGTTTCCTCGGCCTGCCGGCGGTGGCGATGTCGCTGGTGACCGAGGCCCATCAGGGCAAGCACTACGAAAGCGCGGCGCGCGCGGCGGTGGAGATCGTCGAGCGTCTGCGCCGCGATCCGCTGCCGGCGTCCACCATCCTCAACGTCAACGTGCCGGATCTGCCGTGGGACGAGATCCGCGGCTTCGAGACCGTCCGCCTGGGTCATCGCCACCGTGCCGAGCCGTGCACGCCGCAGGAAGATCCGCGCGGCCGCCAGTGGTGGTGGATCGGCGCGGCCGGCGACGAGCAGGACGCCGGGCCCGGCACCGATTTCCACGCGGTGCGCAGCGGGCATATCGCCATCACCCCGATCCACGTGGACCTGACCCGCTTCCAGGCGCTGGAGCAGGTGGCCAGTTGGGTGGGCGGCTTGGCGGCTTCACTGGGGGCGCGGCCGTGA
- a CDS encoding protein-L-isoaspartate(D-aspartate) O-methyltransferase yields the protein MIARLRLQPADVGMGLTGQRVRDRLIEDLRAGGIQDERVLNAIRTVPRHQFVDEALASRAYENNALPIGHGQTISQPFVVAKMTEALLRDGPKKVLEVGTGSGYQAAVLAALGLEVFTVERIGDLLRTARKRFRSLGLHVRSKHDDGRIGWPEEAPFDGIIVTAAGAALVDALIDQLAPGGTLVAPVGAATGQTLLCLHKQADGSIVQEELGAVVFVPLLSGLTDQ from the coding sequence GTGATCGCGCGCCTGCGCCTGCAGCCCGCCGACGTGGGCATGGGCTTGACCGGTCAGCGCGTGCGCGACCGGTTGATTGAGGACTTGCGCGCGGGCGGCATCCAGGACGAGCGCGTGCTCAACGCGATCCGCACGGTGCCGCGCCACCAGTTCGTGGACGAGGCGCTGGCCTCGCGCGCCTATGAGAACAACGCCCTGCCGATCGGGCATGGGCAGACCATCTCGCAGCCCTTCGTGGTGGCGAAGATGACCGAGGCGCTGCTGCGCGACGGCCCCAAGAAGGTGCTCGAAGTCGGTACCGGCTCCGGTTACCAGGCCGCGGTGCTGGCCGCGCTGGGGCTCGAGGTCTTCACCGTCGAGCGCATCGGCGACCTGCTGCGCACCGCGCGCAAGCGCTTCCGCAGCCTGGGCCTGCACGTGCGCAGCAAGCACGACGACGGCCGCATCGGCTGGCCGGAAGAAGCGCCCTTCGACGGCATCATCGTCACTGCGGCCGGCGCCGCACTGGTGGATGCGCTGATCGACCAGCTCGCGCCGGGGGGCACCTTGGTGGCACCCGTGGGCGCGGCCACCGGGCAGACGCTGCTGTGCCTGCACAAGCAAGCAGATGGCAGCATCGTGCAGGAAGAATTGGGCGCGGTGGTGTTCGTGCCGCTGTTATCGGGGTTGACCGACCAATGA
- a CDS encoding YqaA family protein produces MKLFGPLYQRALAWSRHPKAPALLGGLSFAEAIVFPVMPEVMLAPMCLAQPRRGFWFAAISLLFSLLGAVVGYLLGHYAYELVKPALATLGWLDKIDAQVMYLREVTALSPWKAFWLLVIGGFAPIPLKIFTWASGIVGVPMLPFLAAMLIGRGKRVFLLALAIRLGGERAERALHRWIEHLGWGMLLLLAGLLGWFLLHGHAA; encoded by the coding sequence ATGAAACTGTTTGGCCCGCTCTACCAACGCGCGTTGGCGTGGTCGCGGCATCCGAAGGCGCCGGCGCTGCTGGGCGGCTTGAGCTTTGCCGAAGCCATCGTGTTCCCGGTGATGCCGGAAGTGATGCTGGCGCCGATGTGCCTGGCGCAGCCGCGTCGCGGGTTCTGGTTCGCTGCCATCAGCCTGCTGTTCTCGCTGCTGGGCGCGGTGGTGGGGTATCTGCTGGGGCATTACGCCTATGAACTGGTCAAGCCTGCGCTGGCAACGCTGGGCTGGCTGGACAAGATCGATGCGCAGGTCATGTATCTGCGCGAGGTGACCGCGCTGTCGCCGTGGAAAGCGTTTTGGCTGCTGGTCATTGGCGGGTTTGCGCCGATCCCGTTGAAGATATTCACCTGGGCCAGCGGCATCGTGGGCGTGCCGATGTTGCCGTTCCTGGCGGCGATGCTGATCGGACGCGGCAAGCGCGTGTTCCTGCTGGCGCTTGCGATCCGGCTTGGCGGCGAGCGCGCTGAACGTGCACTGCATCGCTGGATCGAGCACCTGGGTTGGGGCATGTTGCTGCTGCTGGCCGGCTTGCTCGGTTGGTTCCTGTTGCACGGACATGCGGCATGA
- a CDS encoding peptidoglycan DD-metalloendopeptidase family protein, producing the protein MGGMHLHRMLLAVVILGLLGCGHSRVVRQARPSRAVGHAAQPPVQVSQPKYGAVAEVQRGQTVYRIATENGITALDLALWNDIPPPYTIYPGQRLRLYPTDRNPPSAHVDVAKAPAPIGQRATPSTPAPAQPPALPVTSNLAWRWPADGAVVATFAAGDPTRQGIDIAGNGGQPVRAAADGVVVYSGSGLVGYGELVIVKHNDQWLSAYGHNRARLVNEGALVKAGQQIAEMGRSGAARDMLHFEIRYSGKPVDPLGYLPKK; encoded by the coding sequence ATGGGCGGCATGCACCTGCATCGGATGCTCCTTGCCGTCGTCATCCTCGGCCTGCTTGGTTGCGGGCACAGCCGCGTGGTCCGTCAGGCAAGGCCGTCGCGCGCGGTGGGTCATGCGGCGCAGCCACCGGTGCAAGTATCGCAACCGAAGTACGGCGCCGTCGCCGAGGTGCAGCGCGGGCAAACGGTCTATCGCATCGCCACCGAGAACGGCATCACCGCGCTCGACCTGGCACTGTGGAACGACATCCCGCCGCCGTACACCATCTATCCGGGGCAGCGGCTGCGCCTGTATCCCACCGATCGCAACCCACCATCCGCGCACGTCGATGTCGCGAAAGCGCCGGCCCCGATCGGCCAGCGCGCAACGCCCTCCACGCCGGCGCCGGCGCAACCACCGGCGCTGCCGGTGACCAGCAATCTTGCCTGGCGCTGGCCCGCCGATGGCGCCGTGGTCGCCACCTTTGCGGCGGGCGATCCCACTCGCCAAGGCATCGACATCGCGGGCAACGGCGGGCAACCGGTACGCGCGGCGGCCGATGGCGTGGTGGTGTATTCCGGCTCAGGGCTGGTGGGGTATGGCGAGCTGGTCATCGTCAAGCACAACGACCAATGGCTGTCGGCTTACGGGCACAACCGCGCGCGCCTGGTGAATGAAGGCGCGCTGGTCAAGGCGGGGCAGCAGATCGCGGAAATGGGGCGCAGCGGCGCAGCGCGCGACATGCTGCATTTCGAGATCCGCTACAGCGGCAAGCCGGTGGATCCGCTGGGCTATCTGCCGAAGAAGTAG
- a CDS encoding DUF3108 domain-containing protein produces the protein MTLFRSTSLFALLLAVAPAWAIQPFAADYNASWKGVQASARITLSQASGNRWNYELSIDNQLGSARQSTVFEERNGTFRPLSGVDTTQLLFKKSRKNATYDWAQHEARWSGDVKPDRVGPVKLQDGDLDGMLLNLAIVRDVAAGKPLNYRLVDNGVAHTQTYQNLGRDTVMVDGKPRSATKVARSSDDKQVIVWIVEGLPTPARILQRKDGRDDLELTLVSVH, from the coding sequence ATGACCCTGTTTCGCAGCACCAGTCTTTTTGCCCTGCTTCTGGCAGTTGCCCCGGCATGGGCAATCCAGCCGTTCGCCGCCGACTACAACGCCAGCTGGAAAGGCGTGCAGGCCAGCGCCCGGATTACCTTGAGCCAGGCCAGCGGCAACCGCTGGAATTACGAGCTGAGCATCGACAACCAGCTGGGCAGCGCCCGCCAGTCCACGGTGTTTGAAGAACGCAACGGCACGTTCCGCCCGCTGTCGGGGGTGGATACCACGCAGCTGCTGTTCAAGAAATCGCGCAAGAACGCCACCTATGACTGGGCCCAGCACGAAGCCCGCTGGAGCGGCGACGTGAAGCCGGATCGGGTGGGCCCGGTCAAGCTGCAGGACGGCGACCTGGACGGCATGCTGCTCAACCTCGCCATCGTCCGCGACGTGGCGGCAGGCAAGCCGCTGAACTATCGGCTGGTGGACAACGGCGTGGCGCACACGCAGACCTACCAGAACCTGGGCCGCGACACGGTCATGGTGGACGGCAAGCCGCGCAGCGCCACCAAGGTCGCGCGCAGCAGCGACGACAAGCAGGTGATCGTCTGGATCGTGGAAGGCCTGCCGACGCCGGCGCGCATCCTGCAACGCAAGGACGGCCGCGACGATCTGGAATTGACGCTGGTGTCGGTGCACTGA
- the purN gene encoding phosphoribosylglycinamide formyltransferase: protein MTIRLAILASGRGSNLQAILDAIAAGTLDARVVGVFSDRPDAQALQRVPEALRWSRTPKSFANRAAFDAALADAVAASAPDWVVCVGYMRILGAAFVQRFHGRVLNIHPSLLPKYKGLHTHQRALEAGDAWHGASVHFVVPELDAGAVIAQARIAVEPTDDADALAARVLTVEHPLLLHVLGLATAGRLAESAGHALVDGQRLYTPLPLPLNPT from the coding sequence ATGACCATCCGTCTCGCCATTCTCGCCTCCGGGCGCGGCAGCAACCTGCAGGCCATCCTCGACGCGATCGCCGCCGGCACGCTGGATGCGCGGGTAGTCGGCGTGTTCTCCGACAGGCCCGACGCGCAGGCATTGCAGCGCGTGCCCGAGGCGCTGCGCTGGTCGCGCACGCCCAAGTCATTCGCCAACCGCGCGGCATTCGATGCGGCGCTGGCGGATGCAGTGGCGGCATCGGCCCCGGACTGGGTCGTCTGCGTCGGCTACATGCGCATCCTCGGCGCCGCGTTCGTGCAGCGCTTCCACGGCCGCGTGCTCAACATCCACCCCTCCCTGCTGCCAAAGTACAAGGGCCTGCACACCCACCAGCGCGCGCTGGAGGCCGGCGACGCCTGGCACGGCGCCAGCGTGCACTTCGTGGTGCCCGAACTGGACGCCGGCGCGGTGATCGCGCAGGCCCGGATTGCGGTAGAGCCCACGGACGATGCCGACGCACTGGCGGCGCGCGTCCTGACGGTCGAACACCCGCTGCTGCTGCACGTCCTGGGACTGGCCACCGCTGGCCGGCTGGCGGAATCCGCCGGCCATGCACTGGTGGATGGTCAGCGCCTGTACACCCCGCTTCCACTACCGTTGAACCCGACATGA
- the purM gene encoding phosphoribosylformylglycinamidine cyclo-ligase — protein MTPSTPHAPTGLTYRDAGVDIDAGNEVVERIKPLVRRTMRPEVLGGVGLFGGLFDLSNRYREPVLVSGTDGVGTKLILAKQLNRHDSIGQDLVAMCVNDVLVQGAEPLFFLDYFATGKLDVDTTVNVVAGIAKGCEIAGCALIGGETAEMPDMYPPGEYDLAGFTVGAVEKSRLIDSSKVRAGDVLIGIASSGPHSNGYSLVRKILARAGNPLELDVGGVTLADALMAPTRIYVKPVLELLARHDIHAMAHVTGGALVEKIIRVVPAGFGLDIDTSSWPLPTVFEWLQREGNVARQEMWRTFNCGIGFVLMAAPGDVAAIGADLDRLGLAHWQIGQVTPAGDGERLRIG, from the coding sequence GTGACGCCATCCACGCCCCACGCCCCCACCGGCCTGACCTACCGCGACGCCGGCGTTGACATCGACGCCGGCAACGAGGTGGTGGAACGCATCAAACCCTTGGTCCGCCGCACGATGCGCCCCGAAGTGCTGGGCGGCGTGGGCCTGTTTGGCGGCCTGTTCGACCTCTCCAATCGCTATCGGGAACCGGTGCTGGTGTCCGGCACCGACGGCGTCGGCACCAAGCTCATCCTGGCCAAGCAGCTGAACCGCCACGACAGCATCGGCCAGGATTTGGTGGCGATGTGCGTGAATGACGTGCTGGTGCAGGGCGCCGAGCCGCTGTTCTTCCTCGACTATTTCGCCACCGGCAAGCTGGATGTCGACACCACGGTCAACGTGGTCGCGGGCATCGCCAAGGGTTGCGAAATCGCCGGATGCGCGCTGATCGGCGGCGAAACCGCGGAAATGCCCGACATGTACCCGCCGGGCGAATACGATCTCGCCGGCTTCACCGTCGGCGCGGTGGAGAAGTCCAGGCTGATCGACTCCAGCAAAGTGCGCGCGGGCGATGTGTTGATCGGCATCGCCTCCAGCGGCCCGCACTCCAACGGGTATTCGCTGGTGCGCAAGATCCTGGCGCGCGCCGGCAATCCGCTGGAGCTGGACGTGGGCGGAGTGACGCTGGCCGATGCGCTGATGGCGCCGACCCGCATTTATGTCAAACCGGTGCTGGAACTGCTGGCCCGTCACGACATCCACGCGATGGCGCACGTCACCGGCGGCGCGCTGGTGGAAAAAATCATCCGCGTGGTGCCAGCGGGCTTCGGGCTCGACATCGATACCAGCAGCTGGCCGCTGCCGACGGTGTTCGAGTGGCTGCAGCGCGAAGGCAACGTGGCCCGCCAGGAAATGTGGCGCACCTTCAACTGCGGCATCGGCTTCGTGCTGATGGCCGCGCCCGGCGACGTGGCCGCCATCGGTGCCGATCTGGATCGGCTTGGCCTTGCGCACTGGCAGATCGGCCAGGTCACCCCGGCAGGCGACGGCGAGCGGCTGCGCATCGGTTGA
- a CDS encoding DUF2066 domain-containing protein, which translates to MQARPQRSTTWWMGLLWAGLFLLAGTAQAQRVEGDRAAAQGPYDAEVTVRNQTDGERDKAFVRALALALGNITGDRGVAQRSGVREELANAKDYVDGYDYRQDEGVSASGAPSFQTTLVVHFKQAEVDDLVAMMGLPSWPQPRPKPVLWLGIDDGSGPRLVGLGQVNAARSVLDQAKLRGFALGLPAGNAAEQAAVGAIWRGDTAAIAALSSRYSPPIQLLGKLRRNAGGWLADWMLVDGGKVLGKWQTNSPDARRAMAGGADGAADALFKRYAKAGSGGPPGIYRVRILGIHDAGDYLRLAGYLDDVAIVKRVAPVAASSEALELDLELVSGIANFAKYVDRGSVLAPVSDADAGATAPATFRLGGG; encoded by the coding sequence ATGCAAGCAAGGCCGCAACGGTCAACGACATGGTGGATGGGCCTGCTCTGGGCGGGCCTGTTTCTGCTGGCAGGCACGGCGCAGGCGCAGCGGGTCGAGGGCGATCGCGCCGCAGCGCAGGGGCCCTATGACGCCGAGGTAACGGTGCGCAACCAGACCGATGGCGAGCGCGACAAGGCGTTCGTGCGCGCGCTGGCGCTGGCGCTGGGCAATATCACCGGGGATCGCGGGGTGGCCCAGCGCAGCGGCGTGCGTGAGGAATTGGCCAATGCCAAGGACTACGTGGATGGCTACGACTACCGGCAGGACGAAGGCGTGTCGGCCAGCGGAGCCCCCAGCTTCCAGACCACGCTGGTCGTGCATTTCAAACAGGCCGAAGTGGATGATCTGGTGGCCATGATGGGCCTGCCCAGCTGGCCGCAGCCGCGGCCCAAACCGGTGCTTTGGCTGGGGATCGACGATGGCAGCGGCCCGCGGTTGGTGGGCTTGGGCCAGGTGAACGCGGCGCGATCGGTGCTGGACCAGGCCAAGCTGCGCGGGTTCGCGCTGGGCCTGCCGGCCGGCAATGCCGCCGAGCAGGCGGCGGTGGGCGCCATCTGGCGCGGCGATACGGCGGCGATCGCTGCCCTGTCCAGCCGTTACAGCCCGCCGATCCAGCTGCTGGGCAAGCTGCGTCGCAACGCGGGCGGCTGGCTGGCGGACTGGATGCTGGTGGATGGGGGCAAGGTGCTGGGCAAATGGCAGACCAACAGTCCGGACGCAAGGCGCGCCATGGCTGGCGGTGCCGACGGCGCTGCCGACGCGTTGTTCAAGCGTTACGCCAAGGCCGGCAGCGGTGGCCCGCCCGGCATTTATCGGGTGCGCATCCTCGGCATTCATGATGCGGGGGATTACCTGCGCCTTGCCGGGTATCTGGACGACGTGGCCATCGTCAAGCGCGTGGCGCCGGTGGCGGCGTCGTCCGAGGCGCTGGAGCTGGATTTGGAGCTGGTCAGCGGGATCGCCAACTTCGCCAAATACGTGGATCGCGGCAGCGTGCTGGCGCCGGTCTCCGATGCCGATGCCGGGGCGACGGCGCCCGCCACGTTCCGCCTGGGCGGGGGCTGA